One region of Streptomyces sp. NBC_00442 genomic DNA includes:
- a CDS encoding M20/M25/M40 family metallo-hydrolase: protein MHSWHPSHSPRTLAAGAALATATLAVGLLAPTVQAAPAAPAAASPSAVAAPDIPVANVKAHLAQLQQIANANGGNRAHGRSGYRASLDYVKGKLDAAGFTTSVQQFSSSGATGYNLIADWPGGDTSQTVMAGAHLDSVTAGPGINDNGSGSAGILETALAVSRAQLKPDKHLRFAWWGAEELGMVGSRYYVNSLASGDRAKISGYLNFDMIGSPNPGYFVYDDDPTLEKVFKDYFATLSIPTEIETEGDGRSDHAPFKNAGIPVGGLFSGADYTKTSAQAQKWGGSVGQEFDACYHASCDTSSNIDTTALDHNSDAIAYALWQLAAGGGTTPPDPGSSFENTTDLSIPDSPGAAVTSSITVSGRAGNAPATLKVAVNVVHTYSGDLVIDLIGPSGRSYRLHNSSSDSTPNINTTYTVDASSEVANGTWKLKLQDKGPQDTGYLNSWKLTF, encoded by the coding sequence ATGCACTCCTGGCATCCCTCGCACTCCCCACGCACCCTGGCCGCGGGCGCGGCGCTGGCCACCGCCACGCTCGCCGTCGGACTCCTCGCACCGACCGTCCAGGCCGCCCCGGCGGCCCCGGCCGCCGCGAGTCCCTCGGCCGTCGCCGCGCCCGACATACCCGTCGCCAACGTCAAGGCGCACCTGGCCCAGTTGCAGCAGATAGCCAACGCCAACGGCGGCAACCGGGCGCACGGCCGGTCCGGCTACCGGGCCTCGCTCGACTATGTGAAGGGCAAGCTGGACGCGGCCGGGTTCACCACCTCCGTCCAGCAGTTCAGCTCCTCGGGCGCGACCGGCTACAACCTGATCGCCGACTGGCCGGGCGGCGACACCTCCCAGACCGTGATGGCGGGCGCCCACCTCGACTCCGTCACCGCGGGCCCCGGCATCAACGACAACGGCTCCGGCTCGGCCGGCATCCTGGAGACCGCGCTCGCCGTCTCACGCGCCCAGCTCAAGCCCGACAAGCACCTCAGGTTCGCCTGGTGGGGCGCCGAGGAGCTGGGCATGGTCGGCTCGCGGTACTACGTCAACTCCCTGGCGAGCGGTGACCGGGCGAAGATCTCGGGCTATCTGAACTTCGACATGATCGGCTCGCCGAACCCGGGCTACTTCGTCTACGACGACGACCCCACCCTGGAGAAGGTCTTCAAGGACTACTTCGCCACCCTCTCCATCCCCACCGAGATCGAGACGGAGGGCGACGGCCGCTCCGATCACGCCCCGTTCAAGAACGCGGGCATCCCCGTCGGCGGTCTGTTCTCCGGCGCGGACTACACCAAGACGTCCGCGCAGGCGCAGAAGTGGGGCGGCTCGGTGGGTCAGGAGTTCGACGCCTGCTACCACGCCTCCTGCGACACCAGCTCCAACATCGACACCACGGCCCTGGACCACAACAGCGATGCCATCGCGTACGCCCTGTGGCAGCTGGCCGCCGGCGGGGGCACCACCCCGCCCGACCCGGGCAGCTCCTTCGAGAACACCACGGACCTCAGCATCCCGGACTCGCCCGGGGCCGCCGTGACGTCCTCGATCACCGTCTCCGGCCGCGCCGGCAACGCCCCCGCCACGCTGAAGGTCGCCGTCAACGTCGTCCACACGTACAGCGGTGACCTGGTCATCGACCTGATCGGCCCGAGCGGACGCTCCTACCGGCTGCACAACTCCTCGTCCGACTCCACGCCCAACATCAACACGACGTACACCGTGGACGCGTCGTCGGAGGTCGCCAACGGCACCTGGAAGCTGAAGCTCCAGGACAAGGGTCCGCAGGACACCGGCTACCTCAACAGCTGGAAGCTCACCTTCTGA
- a CDS encoding DUF4344 domain-containing metallopeptidase, whose product MAPRGIRHVLGAGLSATLLLSCTTNGSDPRTPEPAHPSGIGFTIRYEEPTPADRPSAFFLRDRNTAAAAAHALNTLLTLNQQITVAGRSCNGEGSAYDPQTRTIDLCYDDTTEDRALFQNAGRHPADDEAAAIAAETLYHEAAHALTDLLDLPLTNRQEEDAADQFAALMLLRTGLPGERQLRTAAEAYELSTTDDATDTRDEHSPNPVRAVNHLCYLYGAAPDHNKDLATSGHLPSARATKCPQEWAQAHTAWMTRLQPLLRTQSQYDDMRADAPKIVSSTASLGPVVTRSRKMSA is encoded by the coding sequence ATGGCACCACGAGGCATACGGCACGTCCTCGGAGCAGGACTGAGTGCGACGCTCCTGCTTTCCTGCACCACGAACGGCAGCGACCCGCGCACCCCCGAACCCGCCCATCCCAGCGGGATCGGCTTCACGATCCGCTACGAGGAACCCACCCCGGCCGACCGCCCGTCCGCCTTCTTCCTCCGCGACCGAAATACCGCCGCGGCCGCCGCACACGCCCTCAACACCCTGCTCACCCTGAACCAGCAGATAACCGTGGCCGGCCGCTCCTGCAACGGCGAAGGGTCCGCCTACGACCCGCAGACCCGCACCATCGACCTCTGCTACGACGACACGACCGAAGACCGCGCACTCTTCCAGAACGCCGGACGGCACCCAGCCGACGACGAAGCCGCCGCCATCGCCGCCGAAACCCTCTACCACGAAGCCGCCCACGCCCTCACCGACCTCTTGGACCTGCCTCTCACCAACCGCCAGGAAGAAGACGCCGCCGACCAGTTCGCCGCCCTCATGCTCCTGCGCACCGGCCTCCCCGGCGAGCGCCAGCTCCGCACCGCCGCCGAAGCCTACGAACTCTCCACCACGGACGACGCAACCGACACCAGAGACGAGCACTCCCCCAACCCGGTGCGCGCAGTCAACCACCTCTGCTACCTCTACGGCGCCGCCCCCGACCACAACAAAGACCTCGCCACCAGCGGCCACCTCCCCTCCGCACGCGCAACCAAATGTCCGCAGGAATGGGCCCAGGCCCACACTGCCTGGATGACCCGTCTCCAGCCCCTCCTACGAACACAGTCGCAGTACGACGACATGCGGGCCGATGCCCCGAAAATCGTCAGCAGCACCGCTTCCCTCGGGCCGGTGGTGACGCGGTCGCGGAAGATGTCGGCGTAG
- a CDS encoding NAD-dependent protein deacetylase: MRMRPTLSWTPTAELSPGTTDLGPVTDALSDGGVLVLSGAGLSTESGIPDYRGEGGSLSRHTPMTYQDFTASAQARRRYWARSHLGWRTFGRARPNTGHRAVAAFARRGLLSGVITQNVDGLHQAAGTEDVVELHGSLDRVVCLSCGAFGPRRVLAERLEEANAGFEPVAAAMNPDGDADLTDEQVQDFRVVSCAVCDGILKPDVVFFGETVPPQRVERCRTMVREASALLVLGSSLTVMSGLRFVRQAAEAGRPVLIINRDPTRGDQHAVTRVALPLGAALTTVADQLGVTVHG, encoded by the coding sequence ATGCGCATGCGTCCCACTCTGAGCTGGACCCCCACCGCGGAGCTCTCGCCGGGAACCACGGATCTGGGGCCGGTCACCGATGCGCTGAGCGACGGCGGCGTGCTGGTGCTCAGCGGGGCGGGCCTCTCGACGGAGTCGGGCATCCCGGACTACCGCGGCGAGGGCGGGAGCCTGAGCCGGCACACTCCGATGACGTACCAGGACTTCACAGCGAGCGCTCAGGCCCGGCGCCGGTACTGGGCCCGCAGCCACCTCGGCTGGCGCACCTTCGGCCGGGCTCGCCCGAACACCGGGCACCGGGCCGTGGCCGCCTTCGCACGGCGCGGCCTGCTCTCGGGTGTGATCACCCAGAACGTCGACGGCCTGCACCAGGCCGCGGGCACCGAGGACGTCGTTGAGCTCCACGGCAGCCTCGACCGGGTCGTCTGCCTCTCCTGCGGCGCCTTCGGCCCACGCCGCGTGCTGGCGGAGAGGCTGGAGGAGGCGAACGCGGGCTTCGAGCCGGTGGCGGCGGCCATGAACCCGGACGGTGACGCCGACCTCACCGACGAGCAGGTCCAGGACTTCCGCGTGGTGTCCTGCGCGGTGTGCGACGGCATCCTCAAGCCCGACGTGGTGTTCTTCGGCGAGACCGTGCCGCCCCAGCGCGTCGAACGCTGCCGCACGATGGTCCGCGAGGCGTCCGCACTGCTGGTCCTGGGCTCCTCCCTGACAGTGATGTCCGGCCTCCGCTTCGTCCGCCAGGCGGCCGAGGCCGGCCGTCCGGTGCTGATCATCAACCGCGATCCGACCCGGGGCGACCAGCACGCCGTCACGCGCGTGGCTCTCCCGCTGGGCGCGGCCCTCACCACCGTGGCGGACCAGCTGGGTGTCACGGTCCACGGCTGA
- a CDS encoding SCO6745 family protein — protein MTTFEASPGRHCHNAVSPLHASGYFAPEPTDELAALGLERGAMVYLAGRAAPLGAVDAGTVTATFYNFNHEHVQRYIPAAWSVTTPEEVLTARLRGADRMLQRLLGKETFTSTEMTEAAELALRATEACRREARPLYAANADLPVPEQPHLALWHAATLLREHRGDGHLAALTIAGLSGIEALVLHNATGTAPTSALFMRTRGWSAQQWDTARDQLRDRGLLNESGDLTQAGATLRGETEVLTDRLDAAPYDHLGPAATARLTELAGGFSRTLRAAGAFPAVHFGKG, from the coding sequence ATGACTACTTTCGAGGCGAGCCCAGGCCGCCACTGCCACAACGCCGTCAGCCCGCTGCACGCATCCGGGTACTTCGCGCCGGAGCCGACGGACGAGCTCGCGGCGCTCGGGCTGGAACGCGGAGCCATGGTCTACCTCGCGGGCCGCGCGGCACCGCTCGGGGCCGTCGATGCGGGCACCGTCACAGCAACGTTCTACAACTTCAACCACGAGCATGTGCAGCGGTACATCCCCGCCGCGTGGAGCGTCACGACGCCGGAGGAAGTGCTCACGGCACGGCTGCGCGGCGCGGACCGGATGCTGCAGCGGCTGCTCGGCAAGGAGACCTTCACGTCCACGGAAATGACCGAGGCGGCCGAGCTGGCGCTGCGCGCCACCGAAGCCTGCCGCCGGGAGGCACGGCCGCTGTACGCCGCCAACGCCGACCTCCCGGTACCCGAACAACCGCACCTGGCTCTGTGGCACGCCGCGACGCTGCTGCGCGAGCACCGGGGTGACGGCCACCTCGCCGCCCTGACGATCGCCGGCCTGTCCGGCATCGAGGCGCTGGTCCTGCACAACGCCACCGGCACGGCACCGACATCGGCACTGTTCATGCGGACGCGCGGGTGGTCCGCGCAGCAGTGGGACACCGCCCGGGACCAGTTGCGCGACCGCGGCCTGTTGAACGAGTCAGGCGACCTCACGCAGGCGGGCGCGACCTTGCGCGGCGAGACCGAGGTACTCACCGACCGCCTCGACGCCGCCCCGTACGACCACCTCGGCCCGGCCGCCACCGCACGCCTCACCGAACTGGCCGGCGGCTTCTCCCGGACCCTCAGAGCAGCGGGCGCCTTCCCCGCGGTGCACTTCGGCAAAGGCTGA
- a CDS encoding GntR family transcriptional regulator: MTQTTHTSPSAGKQMLSEQVYTHLRDAIMRGDHAPGDALKPQDLAKEQGVSLAVVREALVRLVGEGLANRLPNRGFAVPAYSDRRWQEIAEARRTIEPVMLRMSIERGDVDWEARVRASHHRLTRTPAYLAEEGEHYSSAWAEAHRLFHRTLLEGCGNLVLLETFDRMWTASELARRWSAHRNPDRDGAAEHRRLEEAVLARDADTGAQVLTQHLTQTAAGLTECSHHEPTDEA, from the coding sequence ATGACCCAGACGACTCACACTTCACCCTCGGCGGGGAAGCAGATGCTCTCCGAGCAGGTCTACACACACCTGCGGGACGCGATCATGCGCGGGGACCACGCCCCCGGTGATGCCCTCAAACCCCAGGACCTCGCGAAAGAGCAGGGCGTGAGCCTGGCCGTCGTACGCGAGGCACTCGTGCGGCTGGTCGGCGAGGGCCTCGCCAACCGCCTGCCCAACCGCGGCTTCGCCGTTCCGGCCTACTCCGACCGCCGCTGGCAGGAGATCGCGGAGGCCCGCCGGACCATCGAACCGGTCATGCTGCGCATGTCCATCGAGCGCGGCGACGTGGACTGGGAAGCCCGCGTACGAGCCTCCCACCACCGTCTGACCCGCACCCCGGCGTACCTGGCGGAGGAGGGCGAGCACTACAGCAGCGCCTGGGCCGAAGCCCACCGCCTCTTCCACCGCACGCTGCTGGAGGGCTGCGGCAACCTCGTCCTGCTGGAGACCTTCGACCGGATGTGGACCGCGAGCGAGCTGGCCCGCCGTTGGTCGGCGCACCGCAACCCGGACCGGGACGGCGCCGCCGAGCACCGCCGCCTGGAGGAGGCGGTACTCGCCCGTGACGCCGACACCGGGGCCCAGGTCTTGACCCAGCACCTCACCCAGACCGCGGCCGGACTGACCGAGTGCTCCCATCACGAACCCACGGACGAAGCCTGA
- a CDS encoding YbhB/YbcL family Raf kinase inhibitor-like protein, translating into MSSNDPFARLPEATAFTVVSTTVADGAPWSIEQYSGLSGVPGGKDLSPHLSWSGAPEGTKSYAVTVYDPDAPTGSGFWHWAVADIPATVTELPTGAGDDTGSGLPEGALQLPNDARAARFIGAAPPAGHGPHRYFTVVHALDVESIGVPADATPAALGFTMAGHILGRAVLTATAETLA; encoded by the coding sequence ATGAGCTCCAACGACCCCTTTGCCCGCCTCCCCGAGGCGACCGCTTTCACCGTTGTCAGCACCACCGTCGCCGACGGCGCCCCCTGGTCGATCGAGCAGTACTCCGGTCTCTCAGGCGTTCCCGGCGGGAAGGACCTATCCCCGCACCTTTCTTGGAGCGGCGCCCCGGAAGGCACCAAGAGCTACGCCGTCACGGTCTACGACCCCGACGCCCCCACCGGGTCCGGGTTCTGGCACTGGGCGGTCGCCGACATCCCCGCCACCGTCACCGAATTGCCCACAGGTGCCGGCGACGACACCGGCTCGGGCCTGCCCGAAGGCGCGTTGCAGCTGCCCAACGACGCCCGTGCGGCCCGTTTCATCGGCGCCGCCCCGCCGGCTGGACACGGCCCGCACCGCTACTTCACCGTGGTGCATGCCCTCGACGTCGAGTCCATCGGCGTCCCCGCCGACGCCACCCCGGCCGCCCTCGGCTTCACCATGGCCGGCCACATCCTGGGGCGCGCGGTCCTGACAGCCACCGCGGAAACTCTCGCCTGA
- a CDS encoding FAD-dependent monooxygenase, whose protein sequence is MDFDVVVAGGGPVGLMLACELRLGGARVAVLERLTEVDPTIKGGAITTPSAEALYRRGMLPTLAEVQRQAVDRFQAFMRERNGGDGGGAPRQGIGIVGHFAGIMLRADLVDRTEPGLGDAGPASEITFVAQQDIERLLEGRADELGVDVRRGVELTGFDADDEAVTVRTTHGAIRAGWLVGCDGGRSTVRKLAGFAFPGTDPEITCHQAVVEMADAEDLTVGWATTDNGVYAHGPMPGRIVTVEFDGPPADRDAPVTTEDLQARLRRVSGVDVTITGVRTATRFTDHARQVTEYRRGRVLLAGDAAHVHSAFGSQGLSLGIGDAMNLGWKLAAVIGGRAPQGLLDTYTAERHPVGAGVLDWTRSQVAAMRPDPQSRALREIVSDLAETVTGTTYLTARLNGAHVRYELPGEHPLTGRSAPDLEFADGSRLADHLHGGRALLLDLADDPKLRALAVGYAGHVDTLTVGCPSRPKLVALLVRPDGFTAWAAETGVKAPTSTAGLAEALEEWFGVPEGAVTPG, encoded by the coding sequence ATGGACTTTGACGTAGTGGTGGCCGGAGGCGGCCCCGTCGGACTGATGCTGGCCTGCGAGCTCCGACTGGGAGGCGCGCGGGTGGCCGTCCTGGAGCGCCTCACCGAAGTGGACCCGACGATCAAGGGTGGGGCGATCACCACGCCCAGCGCCGAGGCGCTCTACCGTCGGGGCATGCTGCCCACGCTGGCCGAGGTGCAGCGGCAGGCGGTGGACCGCTTCCAGGCGTTCATGCGCGAACGCAACGGCGGGGACGGAGGCGGGGCCCCGCGCCAAGGGATCGGAATCGTCGGGCACTTCGCCGGCATCATGCTGCGCGCCGACCTCGTCGACCGCACGGAGCCGGGCCTCGGCGACGCCGGACCCGCCTCCGAGATCACGTTCGTGGCGCAGCAGGACATCGAGCGGCTGCTCGAAGGGCGGGCGGACGAGCTCGGTGTCGACGTGCGCCGAGGAGTCGAGCTGACCGGGTTCGACGCGGACGACGAGGCCGTCACGGTGCGGACCACCCACGGGGCCATACGCGCCGGCTGGCTCGTGGGCTGCGACGGCGGCCGCAGCACCGTCCGCAAACTCGCGGGGTTCGCATTCCCCGGCACGGACCCGGAGATCACCTGCCACCAGGCGGTCGTGGAGATGGCTGACGCCGAGGACCTGACGGTCGGCTGGGCCACCACGGACAACGGGGTCTACGCTCACGGGCCGATGCCGGGCCGCATCGTCACCGTGGAGTTCGACGGCCCGCCGGCCGACCGGGACGCGCCGGTCACCACCGAGGACCTCCAGGCGAGGCTGCGCCGCGTTTCCGGCGTGGACGTCACGATCACCGGGGTGCGTACCGCGACCCGGTTCACCGACCACGCCCGCCAGGTCACCGAGTACCGCAGAGGCCGGGTGCTGCTGGCGGGCGACGCGGCGCACGTGCACTCGGCGTTCGGCAGCCAGGGGCTGAGCCTTGGTATCGGGGACGCGATGAACCTCGGCTGGAAGCTCGCCGCGGTGATCGGCGGCCGGGCGCCACAGGGGTTGTTGGACACCTACACCGCCGAACGGCACCCGGTCGGCGCGGGGGTCCTCGACTGGACCCGTTCCCAGGTCGCGGCCATGCGCCCGGACCCACAGTCCCGGGCCCTGCGCGAGATCGTCAGCGACCTGGCGGAGACGGTCACGGGCACCACGTACCTCACCGCGCGGCTCAACGGCGCCCACGTGCGCTACGAGTTGCCGGGCGAGCACCCCCTGACCGGCCGCAGCGCCCCGGACCTCGAATTCGCCGACGGCAGCCGCCTCGCGGACCACCTCCACGGCGGCCGGGCGCTCCTGCTCGACCTCGCCGACGACCCGAAGCTCCGAGCCCTCGCCGTGGGGTATGCCGGCCACGTCGACACCCTGACGGTCGGTTGCCCGTCCCGCCCGAAACTGGTGGCGCTCCTTGTCCGTCCGGACGGCTTCACCGCCTGGGCGGCCGAGACGGGGGTGAAGGCGCCGACGTCGACAGCTGGGCTGGCGGAAGCGCTGGAGGAGTGGTTCGGCGTGCCAGAGGGTGCAGTGACGCCGGGCTGA